The DNA segment CGGTGCGACCATCGGCCAGCTGGACAACAACATGTTGTTCTATCTCCAGTCGCGCGGCATCGATGCCGAGACGGCGCGTGCCCTGCTGATCTTCGCCTTCGTGGACGAAATCGTGAAGCACGTGCCCTTCCCGTCCATTCGTGCCCACCTGGAAGCGCAGCTGGTCGGCCGCTTGCCGGATGCAGACATCCTGCGCGCCTTCATGAGCGACGAGGAGAGCAGCCAGTGAGCGTCGCCAAGGACAGCATGA comes from the Gammaproteobacteria bacterium genome and includes:
- a CDS encoding SufD family Fe-S cluster assembly protein produces the protein GATIGQLDNNMLFYLQSRGIDAETARALLIFAFVDEIVKHVPFPSIRAHLEAQLVGRLPDADILRAFMSDEESSQ